The Streptomyces tendae genome has a window encoding:
- a CDS encoding DUF1801 domain-containing protein, with product MVQSGAADVDVYLAEVPDDRTAVLTRLRELCRAELQGFTEVMAYGMPAYERGGVAEVAFASRKQYISVHLMRPDVRDALAERLVGRDMGKSCLCFLLRATAVSPGAVC from the coding sequence GTGGTGCAAAGCGGCGCAGCTGACGTCGACGTCTACCTCGCCGAGGTTCCAGACGACCGCACAGCCGTGCTGACGCGGTTGCGTGAGCTGTGTCGGGCCGAGCTCCAGGGCTTCACGGAGGTCATGGCCTACGGCATGCCCGCGTATGAGCGCGGCGGTGTCGCGGAGGTCGCCTTCGCCAGTCGGAAGCAGTACATCTCCGTCCACCTGATGCGCCCCGACGTCCGCGACGCCTTGGCCGAGCGACTGGTCGGCCGCGACATGGGCAAGAGCTGCCTGTGCTTCCTGCTAAGGGCCACGGCCGTCTCGCCGGGCGCCGTGTGCTGA
- a CDS encoding heme-degrading domain-containing protein: MTTPKQSPELTPTLEELEAQERRLVFRQFTHEDAWALGSLLVELARERQAPVAVDIHRAGQQLFHAALPGSTPDNDAWIARKRRVVERYGSASYLVGARFRAKGTTFEESSRLDPDTYAAHGGSFPVTVEGAGVIGAVTVSGLPQLQDHRLVVEALEHFLSRA, from the coding sequence GTGACCACCCCGAAGCAGTCCCCCGAGCTCACGCCCACCCTGGAGGAGCTGGAGGCGCAGGAACGGCGCCTGGTGTTCCGGCAGTTCACCCACGAGGACGCCTGGGCGCTCGGCTCCCTGCTGGTGGAGCTGGCGCGCGAGCGGCAGGCGCCGGTCGCGGTCGACATCCACCGCGCGGGGCAGCAGCTCTTCCACGCCGCGCTGCCGGGCTCCACGCCCGACAACGACGCGTGGATCGCCCGCAAGCGCCGGGTGGTGGAGCGTTACGGCTCCGCGTCGTACCTGGTGGGCGCGCGGTTCCGGGCGAAGGGCACGACGTTCGAGGAGTCGTCCCGCCTCGACCCGGACACCTACGCGGCCCACGGCGGCTCCTTCCCGGTCACCGTCGAGGGCGCCGGCGTCATCGGCGCGGTGACGGTCTCGGGCCTGCCCCAACTCCAGGACCATCGCCTGGTGGTGGAGGCGCTGGAGCACTTCCTGTCACGGGCGTAG
- a CDS encoding Gfo/Idh/MocA family protein — protein MTGTPLRVGLVGYGLAGSVFHAPLITATQGLALDTVVTSNPERQAQARAASPDVTVAASADELWARAGELDLIVVASPNRTHVPIATAALEAGLPVVVDKPVAGTAAEARTLAALAEKRGLLLSVFQNRRWDNDFLTLRRLIADGELGEVYRFESRFERWRPQLKGGWRESGDPAEVGGLLYDLGSHVVDQALVLFGPVTSVYAETDVRREGARTDDDTFLALTHESGVRSHLYVSATTAQLGPRFRVLGSKAGYVKHGLDPQEAALRDGLRPGADDTEWGTEPEELWGRVGAGESPVTGGGSPVRTLPGDYPAYYAAVARALLADGPNPVTALEAAAALDVLEAARRSAAEKVTVTL, from the coding sequence ATGACTGGCACTCCCCTCCGCGTCGGCCTCGTGGGCTACGGCCTCGCGGGTTCCGTGTTCCACGCCCCGCTGATCACCGCGACCCAGGGCCTCGCGCTCGACACGGTCGTCACCTCGAACCCCGAGCGTCAGGCGCAGGCCCGCGCCGCTTCCCCGGACGTGACGGTCGCCGCCTCGGCGGACGAGCTGTGGGCCCGCGCCGGCGAGCTGGACCTGATCGTCGTCGCGTCCCCGAACCGGACGCACGTCCCGATCGCCACCGCCGCCCTCGAGGCCGGTCTGCCGGTCGTCGTGGACAAGCCCGTCGCGGGCACGGCGGCCGAGGCCCGCACGCTCGCCGCCCTCGCCGAGAAGCGCGGCCTGCTCCTGTCCGTGTTCCAGAACCGCCGCTGGGACAACGACTTCCTCACCCTGCGCCGGCTGATCGCGGACGGCGAGCTCGGCGAGGTGTACCGCTTCGAGTCCCGTTTCGAGCGCTGGCGCCCGCAGCTCAAGGGCGGCTGGCGGGAGTCCGGCGACCCGGCGGAGGTCGGCGGTCTGCTGTACGACCTCGGCAGCCACGTCGTCGACCAGGCCCTGGTCCTCTTCGGCCCGGTGACCTCCGTGTACGCCGAGACGGACGTCCGCCGCGAGGGCGCGCGGACCGACGACGACACGTTCCTGGCGCTGACCCACGAGAGCGGGGTCCGCTCGCACCTGTACGTCTCCGCGACCACCGCGCAGCTCGGCCCGCGCTTCCGCGTACTCGGCTCGAAGGCCGGTTACGTCAAGCACGGCCTCGACCCCCAGGAGGCGGCCCTGCGTGACGGCCTGCGCCCGGGCGCCGACGACACCGAGTGGGGCACGGAGCCGGAGGAGCTGTGGGGCCGCGTCGGCGCCGGCGAGTCCCCGGTGACCGGCGGCGGCAGCCCCGTACGGACGCTGCCGGGCGACTACCCCGCCTACTACGCGGCCGTGGCACGGGCGTTGCTCGCCGACGGCCCCAACCCGGTGACCGCGCTGGAGGCGGCGGCCGCCCTCGACGTCCTTGAGGCGGCGCGCCGTTCGGCCGCCGAGAAGGTGACGGTGACCCTGTGA
- a CDS encoding winged helix-turn-helix transcriptional regulator, with the protein MALGKDYATQECSIASALEVIGERWTLLVIRDAFYGVRRYNDFLVHLGIPRAVLASRLQSLTAQGILEKRRYQQSPPRDEYVLTDRGIALWPTLRALGLWGREQLTKQQLRIFRHAACGTELGPYSDCPACGTVVAVPDVEVLPGPDLGRDPADPVSRALLKPKRLLQPVETDPA; encoded by the coding sequence ATGGCACTGGGCAAGGACTACGCGACGCAGGAGTGCTCCATCGCGAGCGCCCTGGAAGTCATCGGCGAACGCTGGACGCTGCTCGTCATCCGCGACGCCTTCTACGGCGTGCGGCGCTACAACGACTTCCTCGTCCACCTCGGCATCCCGCGCGCGGTCCTCGCCTCCCGCCTCCAGTCGCTGACCGCGCAGGGCATCCTCGAGAAGCGCCGCTACCAGCAGTCCCCGCCCCGCGACGAGTACGTCCTCACCGACCGCGGCATCGCGCTGTGGCCCACCCTGCGCGCCCTCGGGCTCTGGGGACGCGAGCAGCTCACCAAGCAGCAGCTGCGGATCTTCCGGCACGCCGCGTGCGGCACCGAGCTCGGCCCGTACAGCGACTGCCCCGCCTGCGGAACCGTCGTGGCCGTCCCCGACGTCGAAGTGCTACCGGGGCCGGACCTCGGCCGCGACCCGGCGGACCCGGTCAGCCGGGCGCTGCTCAAGCCCAAGCGGCTGCTCCAGCCCGTGGAGACCGACCCGGCCTGA
- a CDS encoding SEC-C domain-containing protein: MRPDTPAENVDHTTEAARLERFADRYPEDAEALLLRAAAHRELSGDRPAATALYDRLLASGADLDNPYLVRALKASNLWEYGHEAEARAIIDGIRAAAPRDAAPWVIVAEALEAHDELQQAHETFTEAVRLLLTEVPEPPRATHPLLLGRHRVRRMLGAPHDEWDAVADSVHTHPIGLDELHDPKRVWSLGSENPAELEAEILRLRAELGAYREALSRPFPVAVLHWPAGELAELTEAYPDLAEEYPSYEAHLATIETALRELAASGTPNLGIVTGTVPSYEAFAASELASPADPALLPQYATTLAARGRAVAWPPERAEACWCGSGRTYGECHGPAL, from the coding sequence ATGCGCCCCGACACGCCTGCCGAAAACGTCGACCACACCACCGAGGCCGCCCGCCTGGAGCGGTTCGCCGACCGCTACCCCGAGGACGCGGAGGCCCTGCTCCTGCGGGCCGCCGCCCACCGGGAGCTGTCCGGCGACCGCCCCGCCGCGACCGCCCTCTACGACCGCCTGCTGGCCTCGGGCGCCGACCTGGACAACCCGTACCTGGTCCGCGCCCTGAAGGCCTCCAACCTGTGGGAGTATGGCCACGAGGCCGAGGCCCGCGCGATCATCGACGGCATCCGCGCGGCCGCCCCGCGCGACGCCGCCCCCTGGGTGATCGTCGCGGAGGCGCTGGAGGCGCACGACGAACTGCAGCAGGCGCACGAGACGTTCACCGAGGCGGTCCGGCTGCTGCTGACCGAGGTACCGGAGCCCCCGCGCGCCACGCACCCGCTGCTCCTCGGACGGCACCGGGTGCGCAGGATGCTCGGCGCCCCGCACGACGAGTGGGACGCGGTGGCGGACTCCGTCCACACCCACCCCATCGGCCTGGACGAGTTGCACGACCCCAAGCGCGTGTGGTCCCTGGGCTCGGAGAACCCGGCGGAGCTGGAGGCGGAGATCCTGCGGCTGCGCGCCGAACTGGGCGCGTACCGGGAGGCGTTGTCCCGCCCGTTCCCGGTGGCGGTGCTGCACTGGCCGGCCGGTGAACTGGCCGAGCTGACGGAGGCGTACCCGGACCTGGCGGAGGAGTACCCCTCCTACGAGGCGCACCTGGCGACGATAGAGACGGCCCTGCGCGAACTGGCCGCCTCCGGCACACCGAACCTGGGCATCGTCACCGGCACGGTCCCGTCGTACGAGGCGTTCGCGGCCTCGGAGCTGGCCTCCCCCGCCGACCCGGCACTGCTCCCCCAGTACGCGACCACGCTGGCGGCGCGGGGCCGCGCGGTGGCGTGGCCCCCGGAGCGCGCGGAGGCGTGCTGGTGCGGGTCGGGGCGGACGTACGGGGAGTGCCACGGGCCGGCGCTCTGA
- a CDS encoding DUF6412 domain-containing protein: MTRHTTARRPATRSARTLLALLFPLLQAALLLTPAPDGGLSLVHVTLAATAAAGAALTVCAVIAARSAPAVPPTRVRTALRDRDRRTAFLPQRDPDARGRTRPRAPGHAHPATAA, from the coding sequence ATGACGCGGCACACGACCGCCCGACGGCCGGCCACGCGCTCCGCGCGCACCCTCCTCGCCCTGCTCTTCCCGCTGCTCCAGGCCGCCCTGCTGCTGACCCCGGCCCCCGACGGCGGACTCTCCCTGGTCCACGTCACCCTCGCCGCGACCGCCGCGGCCGGCGCCGCCCTCACCGTGTGCGCCGTGATCGCCGCCCGCTCCGCGCCCGCCGTGCCGCCCACCCGGGTACGCACGGCCCTGCGCGACCGCGACCGGCGTACCGCCTTCCTCCCTCAGCGAGATCCCGACGCCAGGGGGCGCACCCGCCCCCGAGCACCCGGTCACGCCCACCCGGCGACCGCCGCGTAG
- a CDS encoding ATP-binding protein, with product MPYEPGTVWQYEVPTTGSTHLPPDAGYGKALTNQGYGFEVAIADLVDNSIDAGADKIVVHFLRDAKRILTLLVIDNGRGMDDAGLDAAMTVGRRREYGDNALGMYGTGLKAASLSHAASLTVVSRTKRSRAAGRRLTAEGIEDSFRCDTVDPRYAQELVDRYDGIIEWQGSIVRWDQVRAFETVTTGQSDHFLSKAIARLETHLGLYLHRFLQDGLALDIAVWDVSSAEGELGEEVDHIAVQALDPFGYKVPGKARYPRTFTAPVEGLGDVQLTAHIWPAKSKQAGFRQIGSLTDRQGFYFYRNNRLVQAGGWNGLRNPEGHLALARVEVDLPAHDNSVLSLDVKKESVTVTPAFTLGVEMAADAAGHTFHQYLNDAEATYREGAKRNEIVRKAVTPPGKGMDPAIKRVIKEELPEKPGEEPIAFIWATLPVDKFFDLDRENNVVLLNKAFRSDFNDGRRGGSNDVPVTKTLLYLLLEDCFGLGRWERGRQDRVDYWNTILLAAAGAHRERRAQAAD from the coding sequence ATGCCCTACGAGCCCGGCACCGTCTGGCAGTACGAGGTCCCCACTACCGGCAGCACACATCTGCCGCCAGACGCCGGCTACGGCAAGGCACTGACCAATCAGGGCTACGGCTTCGAGGTCGCCATCGCCGACTTGGTCGACAACTCAATCGATGCGGGAGCCGACAAGATCGTCGTGCACTTTCTGCGTGACGCCAAGCGCATCCTCACTCTGCTGGTCATCGACAACGGCAGGGGCATGGACGACGCCGGACTGGACGCAGCCATGACGGTGGGACGGCGCCGCGAGTACGGGGACAACGCCCTCGGCATGTACGGAACGGGGCTGAAAGCCGCATCGCTCTCCCACGCGGCTTCTCTGACCGTGGTGAGCCGCACCAAGCGCAGTCGCGCGGCCGGCCGGCGGCTCACGGCAGAGGGCATCGAGGACAGCTTCCGTTGTGACACGGTCGACCCGCGGTACGCACAAGAACTCGTGGACCGGTACGACGGCATCATCGAGTGGCAGGGCTCGATCGTGCGCTGGGACCAAGTGCGGGCTTTCGAGACCGTGACGACCGGCCAGAGTGACCACTTCCTGTCCAAAGCCATCGCTCGCCTCGAAACTCACCTGGGTCTCTACTTGCACCGGTTCCTGCAGGACGGTCTCGCGCTCGACATCGCGGTGTGGGACGTGAGCAGCGCCGAGGGGGAGCTCGGTGAGGAAGTCGACCACATCGCCGTGCAGGCACTGGATCCGTTTGGCTACAAGGTGCCTGGAAAGGCGCGGTACCCGCGGACCTTCACTGCCCCCGTCGAGGGGCTCGGCGACGTCCAGCTGACCGCGCACATCTGGCCCGCGAAGTCGAAGCAGGCCGGGTTCCGGCAGATCGGCTCCCTCACGGACCGGCAGGGTTTCTACTTCTACCGCAACAACCGTCTGGTCCAGGCTGGCGGCTGGAACGGCCTGCGTAATCCGGAGGGGCACCTGGCGCTCGCCCGTGTCGAGGTCGACCTGCCGGCCCACGACAACAGCGTCCTGAGCCTGGACGTCAAGAAGGAAAGCGTCACCGTCACGCCTGCCTTCACACTCGGTGTGGAGATGGCCGCAGACGCAGCCGGACACACCTTCCACCAGTACCTGAATGACGCTGAGGCCACCTACCGGGAAGGGGCCAAGCGCAACGAGATCGTGCGCAAGGCAGTGACTCCCCCGGGCAAGGGAATGGACCCGGCGATCAAACGGGTCATCAAGGAAGAGCTGCCCGAGAAGCCGGGTGAGGAGCCGATCGCCTTCATCTGGGCCACGCTGCCCGTGGACAAGTTCTTCGACTTGGACCGCGAAAACAACGTCGTCCTGCTCAACAAGGCCTTCCGCAGCGACTTCAACGACGGGCGGCGCGGCGGGAGCAACGACGTGCCTGTGACGAAAACTCTTCTGTACTTGCTGCTTGAGGACTGCTTCGGCCTCGGCCGCTGGGAACGGGGCCGGCAGGACCGGGTGGACTACTGGAACACGATTCTGCTGGCCGCCGCAGGCGCCCACCGCGAGCGCCGCGCGCAGGCAGCTGACTAG
- a CDS encoding fumarylacetoacetate hydrolase family protein, protein MKLLRVGTPGQERPALLDAGGALRDLTGLVADIDGTLLADAEALGRIRAAADVGALPVLDGAAPRIGPPLARIGKIVCIGLNYHDHARETGAEPPAEPVIFFKTPDTVVGPDDTVLIPRGSVKTDWEVELAVVVGRTARYLESAEAGLAHVAGYAVAHDVSEREFQIERGGTWDKGKNCETFNPLGPWLVTADEVPDPQALSLRLWVNGELKQDGTTAEQIFPVGEVVRYVSQFMTLYPGDVINTGTPAGVAMGRPEPKPYLRAGDVVELEVTGLGRQRQVLARA, encoded by the coding sequence ATGAAGCTGCTGCGAGTCGGTACACCGGGGCAGGAGCGGCCCGCGCTGCTCGACGCCGGCGGCGCCCTGCGCGACCTGACGGGACTCGTCGCCGACATCGACGGGACGCTGCTGGCCGACGCGGAGGCCCTCGGCCGGATCAGGGCCGCCGCCGACGTCGGCGCCCTGCCCGTGCTGGACGGGGCGGCGCCGCGGATCGGGCCGCCGCTCGCGCGGATCGGCAAGATCGTGTGCATCGGGCTGAACTACCACGACCACGCCCGCGAGACCGGCGCCGAGCCGCCCGCCGAGCCGGTGATCTTCTTCAAGACACCGGACACGGTCGTCGGCCCGGACGACACGGTGCTGATCCCGCGCGGGTCCGTGAAGACCGACTGGGAGGTCGAGCTGGCGGTCGTGGTCGGACGCACCGCGCGGTACCTGGAGTCGGCCGAGGCGGGACTCGCGCACGTCGCCGGGTACGCCGTCGCCCACGACGTCTCCGAGCGGGAGTTCCAGATCGAGCGGGGCGGCACCTGGGACAAGGGCAAGAACTGCGAGACGTTCAACCCGCTCGGCCCGTGGCTGGTCACCGCCGACGAGGTGCCCGACCCGCAGGCCCTGTCCCTGCGGCTGTGGGTCAACGGCGAGCTGAAGCAGGACGGTACGACGGCGGAGCAGATCTTCCCCGTCGGTGAGGTCGTGCGGTACGTCAGCCAGTTCATGACCCTGTACCCGGGCGACGTCATCAACACCGGCACCCCGGCCGGGGTGGCGATGGGCCGGCCCGAGCCGAAGCCGTACCTGAGGGCGGGCGACGTGGTCGAACTGGAGGTCACGGGGCTGGGCCGGCAACGGCAGGTGCTGGCGCGGGCGTAG
- a CDS encoding MFS transporter, with amino-acid sequence MTATPASAARAQDTTPRTAAPGSGPAAGSSPRPAATLALTSAATAVALMTYTAPIVTLPATAAALHTPLSAQAWLLNGTPLGLAALLLVAGSLADDYGRRRIFVWGTLALGVTTALGALAGSTWLFTLARIAQGGASAALLASSLGLIVHAFPTAAGRLRATGVWGAFVTGGIAVGPLLAAGIPDWRAVYGVLGAAAVVIALLGSRALTESRSARGGRPDFAGAATFGPALVALVAALTLGRDGWLRAPVLLLFGATVVLLAGFALVERRTATPMIDLSLLRHRGFLASSVGGLFTGLSVIGLFSFLPAALQRQLGMSAMHTALLSLLWAGLAFLVALQARRLAGRIPTRVQLAIAFALHAVGVITMLGAIDAGSTARFVPGMIIAGVGSGLLNAALPLLAVESVPAARAAMGSGAQQTLRYIGSCAGVSLVIAIATSSGGGLARGTDIAMVVSAVLALVAAVGVLALRERS; translated from the coding sequence ATGACCGCCACCCCCGCCTCCGCCGCGCGGGCGCAGGACACCACCCCGCGCACCGCCGCCCCCGGGTCCGGGCCCGCCGCCGGGTCGTCCCCGCGCCCGGCCGCCACGCTGGCCCTGACCAGCGCCGCCACCGCCGTGGCGCTGATGACGTACACCGCGCCGATCGTGACGCTCCCCGCCACCGCGGCCGCCCTGCACACCCCGCTGTCCGCGCAGGCCTGGCTGCTCAACGGCACCCCGCTCGGGCTCGCCGCCCTGCTGCTGGTGGCCGGCAGCCTCGCCGACGACTACGGCCGCCGCCGGATCTTCGTCTGGGGCACCCTGGCGCTCGGCGTCACCACCGCCCTCGGCGCCCTGGCCGGCTCGACCTGGCTGTTCACGCTGGCCCGGATCGCCCAGGGCGGGGCCAGCGCGGCCCTGCTGGCGAGCAGCCTGGGTCTGATCGTGCACGCCTTCCCGACGGCCGCGGGGCGGCTGCGGGCGACAGGCGTGTGGGGGGCGTTCGTCACCGGCGGCATCGCGGTGGGCCCGCTGCTCGCCGCGGGGATACCCGACTGGCGCGCGGTCTACGGCGTCCTCGGCGCCGCCGCCGTGGTGATCGCCCTCCTCGGCAGCCGGGCCCTCACCGAGTCACGCTCCGCGCGCGGCGGCCGGCCCGACTTCGCCGGCGCCGCGACCTTCGGCCCGGCGCTGGTCGCCCTGGTCGCGGCCCTCACCCTGGGCCGGGACGGCTGGCTGCGGGCACCGGTGCTGCTGCTGTTCGGGGCGACGGTCGTGCTGCTCGCCGGGTTCGCCCTGGTGGAGCGCCGGACGGCGACGCCGATGATCGACCTGTCGCTGCTGCGCCACCGCGGTTTCCTCGCCTCCTCCGTCGGCGGTCTGTTCACGGGGCTGTCGGTGATCGGCCTGTTCAGCTTCCTGCCGGCGGCGCTCCAGCGGCAGCTCGGCATGTCCGCGATGCACACGGCCCTGCTGTCCCTGCTGTGGGCGGGGCTCGCCTTCCTCGTCGCGCTCCAGGCCCGCCGCCTGGCCGGACGGATCCCGACCCGCGTCCAGCTGGCCATCGCCTTCGCCCTGCACGCCGTCGGCGTGATCACCATGCTCGGCGCGATCGACGCGGGCTCCACGGCCCGTTTCGTCCCCGGCATGATCATCGCCGGCGTCGGCAGCGGCCTGCTGAACGCGGCACTGCCGCTGCTCGCCGTCGAGTCGGTCCCGGCCGCCCGCGCCGCGATGGGCTCCGGCGCCCAGCAGACCCTGCGCTACATCGGCTCGTGCGCCGGCGTCTCCCTCGTCATCGCGATCGCGACGTCGTCGGGCGGCGGCCTGGCCCGGGGCACGGACATCGCGATGGTGGTCTCCGCGGTGCTGGCGCTGGTCGCGGCGGTGGGCGTGCTGGCCCTGCGGGAACGGTCGTAG
- a CDS encoding alpha/beta fold hydrolase has product MPFITVGQENSASIDLYYEDHGTGQPVVLIHGYPLDGHSWEKQSAALLAAGYRVITYDRRGFGRSSQPTTGYDYDTFAADLNAVMETLDLRDAVLVGFSMGTGEVGRYLGTYGSERVAKAAFLASLEPFLLKTDDNPTGVDGAVFEGIKQAVTDDRYAYFTAFYQDFYNLDENLGTRISEEALRNSWNVAAGASWYASLASVSTWTTDFRTDIEKVDVPSLILHGTADRILPIEATGEPFHRALPDAEYVVIEGAPHGLLWTHAQEVTDALLSFLAK; this is encoded by the coding sequence ATGCCGTTCATCACCGTCGGCCAGGAGAACTCCGCCTCCATCGACCTCTACTACGAGGACCACGGCACCGGGCAGCCGGTCGTGCTGATCCACGGGTACCCGCTCGACGGCCACTCCTGGGAGAAGCAGTCCGCCGCCCTGCTCGCCGCCGGCTACCGGGTCATCACCTACGACCGCCGCGGGTTCGGCCGGTCCAGCCAGCCCACCACCGGCTACGACTACGACACCTTCGCCGCCGACCTGAACGCCGTCATGGAGACCCTCGACCTGCGCGACGCGGTCCTCGTCGGGTTCTCCATGGGCACCGGCGAGGTCGGCCGCTACCTCGGCACCTACGGCTCGGAGCGGGTCGCCAAGGCCGCGTTCCTCGCCTCCCTCGAGCCGTTCCTGCTCAAGACCGACGACAACCCCACGGGCGTCGACGGTGCCGTCTTCGAAGGCATCAAGCAGGCCGTCACCGACGACCGGTACGCCTACTTCACCGCCTTCTACCAGGACTTCTACAACCTGGACGAGAACCTCGGCACCCGCATCAGCGAGGAGGCCCTGCGCAACAGCTGGAACGTCGCCGCCGGCGCCTCCTGGTACGCCTCGCTCGCCAGCGTCTCGACCTGGACGACGGACTTCCGCACCGACATCGAGAAGGTCGACGTCCCGTCGCTGATCCTGCACGGCACCGCCGACCGCATCCTCCCCATCGAGGCCACCGGTGAGCCCTTCCACCGGGCCCTGCCCGACGCCGAGTACGTCGTCATCGAGGGCGCCCCGCACGGTCTGCTGTGGACCCACGCCCAGGAGGTCACCGACGCCCTCCTCAGCTTCCTCGCCAAGTAG
- a CDS encoding LPXTG cell wall anchor domain-containing protein produces the protein MGYVVLGVVAGVVVWGAGAGGVEQVGLPSCAGAGDRGFPLTAHIRGGPEAYDAGGGFGGWELELSNTTGRTCTGVHPVVVLVDEERKLKPSQPRLEFYDPAGRPHPVRFEATDADELVGAFADDGERFPGFTVGPRATLTVKVRLAVTSDAVPNHVTATAAVVQRRDGDGDWVGQSDGYRFRVDGAPGRDGFSLAEELARTGTGPQVLVLAAGAVLTGALAVLFARRRRG, from the coding sequence ATGGGATACGTGGTGCTGGGTGTCGTTGCGGGCGTCGTGGTGTGGGGGGCCGGGGCCGGGGGTGTGGAGCAGGTGGGGCTTCCCAGCTGTGCGGGCGCGGGGGACCGCGGCTTCCCGCTCACCGCACACATCCGGGGCGGGCCCGAGGCGTACGACGCCGGGGGTGGGTTCGGGGGGTGGGAGCTGGAGCTGAGCAACACCACCGGGCGTACCTGCACCGGCGTGCACCCCGTCGTCGTGCTCGTCGACGAGGAGCGGAAACTCAAGCCCTCCCAGCCCCGGCTGGAGTTCTACGACCCCGCCGGCCGGCCGCACCCCGTGCGGTTCGAGGCGACCGACGCGGACGAACTCGTCGGGGCCTTCGCCGACGACGGGGAGCGGTTCCCCGGGTTCACCGTCGGCCCCCGCGCCACCCTCACCGTGAAGGTGCGCCTCGCCGTCACCTCCGACGCCGTACCGAACCACGTCACCGCCACCGCCGCCGTCGTCCAGCGGCGGGACGGCGACGGCGACTGGGTCGGGCAGTCCGACGGCTACCGCTTCCGCGTCGACGGCGCCCCCGGCCGCGACGGCTTCTCCCTCGCCGAGGAGCTCGCTCGGACCGGCACCGGCCCTCAGGTCCTCGTCCTCG
- a CDS encoding YidC/Oxa1 family membrane protein insertase, with translation MSVFASLVEHIADLLQPMFGPSAAAAAIIAFTALVRLLVHPLSRAAARGQKARTALQPRIAELRRKHGKNPEKLQKAVLELHAEEKVSPLSGCLPSLLQLPAFFLLYHLFSSGTIGGEPNALLGHRLLDAPLGHRWADALGDGGMLGGAGLVYLGLFAVVAVVAYFSYRLSRRMTEASAAMAGAGTGGADPRVPGAAAMGGVMKVMPFMSFFTLVTVAVVPLAAALYVVTSTTWSVVERSVLYR, from the coding sequence ATGTCCGTCTTCGCCAGCCTGGTCGAGCACATCGCCGACCTGCTCCAGCCGATGTTCGGCCCGTCCGCCGCGGCCGCCGCGATCATCGCCTTCACCGCCCTGGTACGGCTGCTCGTCCACCCCCTGTCCCGGGCCGCCGCGCGCGGCCAGAAGGCGCGGACCGCGCTCCAGCCGCGCATCGCCGAACTGCGCCGCAAGCACGGCAAGAACCCCGAGAAGCTGCAGAAGGCCGTGCTGGAACTGCACGCCGAGGAGAAGGTGTCCCCGCTGTCCGGCTGCCTGCCCAGCCTGCTTCAGCTCCCCGCGTTCTTCCTGCTCTACCACCTCTTCTCCAGCGGCACGATCGGCGGCGAGCCCAACGCACTCCTCGGCCACCGGCTGCTCGACGCCCCCCTCGGCCATCGGTGGGCCGACGCGCTCGGCGACGGCGGGATGCTCGGCGGGGCCGGGCTCGTGTACCTGGGCCTCTTCGCGGTCGTCGCGGTCGTCGCGTACTTCAGCTACCGGCTCTCCCGCCGGATGACGGAGGCCTCGGCGGCCATGGCGGGCGCGGGGACGGGCGGCGCGGACCCGCGGGTACCGGGCGCCGCCGCCATGGGCGGGGTCATGAAGGTGATGCCCTTCATGTCCTTCTTCACCCTGGTCACCGTCGCCGTCGTGCCCCTCGCCGCCGCCCTGTACGTGGTCACCTCCACCACCTGGAGCGTGGTCGAGCGGTCCGTGCTGTACCGCTGA